A genome region from bacterium includes the following:
- a CDS encoding extracellular solute-binding protein translates to AKFPFGTAFMLADKTYGTPTGGGNFYIFQGIPADRQRAAWQFVQWMTAPEQAARWSEASGYVAVRKSAFGVASYKAYTDKFPQALTARDQLAYAQAELATHQSGQIQLMYSDHLQAILTGKETVDQGLRTAQQNADKILAPFQKK, encoded by the coding sequence TGCGAAGTTCCCGTTTGGGACGGCGTTCATGCTCGCGGACAAGACCTACGGGACCCCCACCGGCGGCGGGAACTTCTACATCTTCCAGGGGATCCCCGCCGACCGCCAGCGGGCCGCGTGGCAGTTCGTCCAGTGGATGACCGCGCCCGAGCAGGCCGCGCGCTGGAGCGAAGCGTCGGGCTACGTCGCGGTCCGCAAGTCGGCGTTCGGGGTCGCGTCGTACAAGGCGTACACGGACAAGTTCCCACAGGCGCTCACCGCTCGCGATCAGCTGGCGTACGCACAGGCCGAGCTGGCCACGCACCAGAGCGGACAGATCCAGCTGATGTACTCAGACCACCTGCAGGCGATCCTGACTGGCAAGGAGACCGTGGATCAGGGGCTGCGGACCGCGCAGCAGAACGCGGACAAGATTCTCGCGCCGTTCCAGAAGAAGTAG